Part of the Thermocladium sp. ECH_B genome is shown below.
TATAATGTAGTGAGTTGTGCGGGACCCTAATGGAAATGAGGTAAGGCGTAAATGGATAGTGGCATCGGCGTGGCCCTACATATATAGCATTCCACACCTTGGAAATATGGTTGGCTCCGTTCTATCCGCCGATGTCTTCGCTAGGTACCTCAGGTTAAGGGGCGATGATGTCCTATTCGTGAGCGGCAGCGATGAGCATGGAACGCCAATAGAGGTGGAGGCGATAAAGCAGGGAATAGAGCCGAAGCAATTAACCGATAAAATGCATGAATTAATAAAGGGATTATTCAGGGAGTGGGAGATAAGTTTTGATAATTATACTAGGACCGAGAGCGAGACGCATAAGGAGTTCGTGAGGGGATTCTTCATGAAGGTCTATAATAATGGCTATGTCATAACAAAGGATGAGGAGATGCCGTATTGCCCCAGGGATAAGATATATTTGCCGGATAGATTCATAATAGGTAAGTGCCCCTTCTGCGGCTACGATAAGGCCAGGGGGGATCAATGCGAGAATTGCGGGCGGCTGCTCGAGCCAAAATCATTAATAGAGCCCAGGTGCGCCATATGCGGCACTAAGCCCGAGTGGCGCATCACTAAGCACTGGTACCTGGATTTAAGGAGGCTTGAGGATAAGGTCAGGGATTACGTAATTAATAATAATAATTTGACGCCCAACGCCAAGCAAATGAGCCTATCCCTCCTTAGGGAGGGGTTACGGCCGCGCGCCATAACTAGGGATAATAGGTGGGGCATACCGGCCCCCTTCCCTGGAGCAGAGGGAAAAACCATATATGTTTGGTTTGAGGCGGTGCTTGGATACATATCCGCCGTCATAGAGTACTTCAATGGAGGAGAAAAGTGGAGGGATTACTGGATGAATCCGGAGACCAGGGTTATCTTCTTCATCGGTAAGGACAATATACCGTTCCACGTAATACTATTCCCCGCGCTTCTAATGGCCACTCAAGAGCCTTACGTGTTGCCTTGGTCGACATCCTCCACGGAGTACTTGCTGTATGAGGGCATGAAGTNCTCCAAGAGCCAAGGAATAGGCATATGGATAGATGAGGCAATAAAATTGCTGCCCGTCGATTATTGGAGGTTCTTCCTTGTGATGACTAGGCCCGAGAACAGGGACTCCAACTTCTCCTGGAGCCAATTCGCGGAGGTAATTAACTCAATACTAAATGATGTAGTGGGCAACTTCATACATAGGGTATTGACCTTGGCCGCTAAGCAGGGATTCGCGGATGAGCCCATGGAGGATGAGGTTGTCGAGAAGGCATTGAAATTATTGGATGATAGCGCTAAGCATTATGAAGGCGTGGAGCTGCGGGATGCATTATTATCGGCCGTTGAGGTGGCTAGGCTGGGCAATAAGTACCTGAATGATTTGCAGCCCTGGAAAATGAGGGGGGACGAGTCTAGAAGAGCGTTGGCTAATGCCTTGCTCATGGTTAAGTCCCTGGGCGTGGCTCTCTACCCAGTGATGCCGAGCAAGATGGGAGAGCTATGGTCAATGCTTGGGGTGGACGCCAACACCATTAAATGGAGCATCATTCACGATTCATTGAGTAATCTGCACATAAATAACGTGCATCCCCTCTTCAATAAGCTGAGCGATAAGGACTTGAAGGCCATTATCGATAAATTAAGCCAGATTAGGAGGGAAGGAAATCAATTTAAGCAGTGACCGCTTGATTCCCTCATGGAGATAAACATAGAGAAATTATTGAATATAGATTATGGATATGCATCCCAGAGAATCGCCAGCTTCATCTCATCCTATATAAGGGATGCGGGGGCCAAGGGGGCGGTAATAGGATTAAGCGGAGGAGTTGATTCAAGCGTCACAGCCGCGCTCCTGGTGAAGGCGCTGGGAGCCAGCAATGTCATTGGCGTGATAATGCCATACACAACGACTCCGCAAGTGGATATAGATGATGCGAAGAGGCTGGCCGAGTCCCTGGGCATTCAGTACTACTATGTTCCAATAAATGACATCCGCAATTCGCTGGCTAAATCAATACCCATCTTCTCCGAGTCGGAGACAGTGACTAACGGCAATATATTGCCCAGGATCCGAATGACTATCCTTTACTACTTCGCCAATAGATTCAACATGATGGTGGCGGGGACAGGGGACAAGAGCGAGATACTGATTGGGTACTTCACTAAGTACGGCGATGGGGGAAGCGACTTGCTTCCCATAGGCGATTTATATAAGGGGCAAGTGAGGCGGTTAGGCATTTTCCTGGGGATACCGGAGGACATAGCTATGAAGCCCTCCAGTCCCAGGCTATGGGAGGGGCAAACCGCGGAGGGAGAGCTCGGCGTGAGCTATGATGATGTGGATGTGATCCTACATGCATTGGTCGACCTAAGGTTATCGCCTGAAGAAGCCGCCGAGGCCACAGGTAAACCCATCTCGACGGTGATGAGGATCTGGAGGAGAGTAATCAATACGGAGCATAAGCGTAGGTTACCGCCGATACCCAGAATTGGGCTTAGGACCGTGGGGATAGATTGGCGCATGCCGCTAAATAAGGATGGTTAATTCACCAAATAGTTCTCTTCCGTTCCCCAATTACTTGGGAATAGAGATCAACTGTCTCCTTCGCCACTAAGCCCCAACTATACTTATTAATTATTGTTTGCCTAGCATTGCTTCCAATATATCTACGCTTCCCCTCATCGCTTAGTAGTAGATCAATGAAGTAAGCTATGGAGTCGGAGTCCTCGGGATCCACAGAGACCCCATTAATCATGTGCTGAATTATCTCGGCGGGGCCCCCGCGATTAGGCCCTATAACTGCCTTCCCAAGCGACATGCCCTCTAGAACGCTTATCCCAAATGGCTCATACCTGCTGGGGAGCACAACAACATCGGACATGCCTATGACATTGTATAGATCATTATCGGGCAAGTGGCCGGCGAAGTACACCTTACCCCCGAGGTCCCGCGAGGCATTCATNAGGTACTCGCGCATTGGTCCATCACCAGCCATGATTAGCTTAACGTCCTGTCTCCTGGATACCACCTTCCTGAACGCCTCTATCACCTTATCGGGGCCCTTCTCATAAACCATTCNCCCGAAGAACACTATTATTTTCTCCCAAT
Proteins encoded:
- a CDS encoding methionine--tRNA ligase, producing the protein MRDPNGNEVRRKWIVASAWPYIYSIPHLGNMVGSVLSADVFARYLRLRGDDVLFVSGSDEHGTPIEVEAIKQGIEPKQLTDKMHELIKGLFREWEISFDNYTRTESETHKEFVRGFFMKVYNNGYVITKDEEMPYCPRDKIYLPDRFIIGKCPFCGYDKARGDQCENCGRLLEPKSLIEPRCAICGTKPEWRITKHWYLDLRRLEDKVRDYVINNNNLTPNAKQMSLSLLREGLRPRAITRDNRWGIPAPFPGAEGKTIYVWFEAVLGYISAVIEYFNGGEKWRDYWMNPETRVIFFIGKDNIPFHVILFPALLMATQEPYVLPWSTSSTEYLLYEGMKXSKSQGIGIWIDEAIKLLPVDYWRFFLVMTRPENRDSNFSWSQFAEVINSILNDVVGNFIHRVLTLAAKQGFADEPMEDEVVEKALKLLDDSAKHYEGVELRDALLSAVEVARLGNKYLNDLQPWKMRGDESRRALANALLMVKSLGVALYPVMPSKMGELWSMLGVDANTIKWSIIHDSLSNLHINNVHPLFNKLSDKDLKAIIDKLSQIRREGNQFKQ
- a CDS encoding NAD(+) synthetase (catalyzes the formation of nicotinamide adenine dinucleotide (NAD) from nicotinic acid adenine dinucleotide (NAAD) using either ammonia or glutamine as the amide donor and ATP; ammonia-utilizing enzymes include the ones from Bacillus and Escherichia coli while glutamine-utilizing enzymes include the Mycobacterial one; forms homodimers), with the translated sequence MEINIEKLLNIDYGYASQRIASFISSYIRDAGAKGAVIGLSGGVDSSVTAALLVKALGASNVIGVIMPYTTTPQVDIDDAKRLAESLGIQYYYVPINDIRNSLAKSIPIFSESETVTNGNILPRIRMTILYYFANRFNMMVAGTGDKSEILIGYFTKYGDGGSDLLPIGDLYKGQVRRLGIFLGIPEDIAMKPSSPRLWEGQTAEGELGVSYDDVDVILHALVDLRLSPEEAAEATGKPISTVMRIWRRVINTEHKRRLPPIPRIGLRTVGIDWRMPLNKDG